The following is a genomic window from Rutidosis leptorrhynchoides isolate AG116_Rl617_1_P2 chromosome 8, CSIRO_AGI_Rlap_v1, whole genome shotgun sequence.
tgacaattattgttacaggatgtaggtgagtacatgatggggttttaatgaataagtatagtggattttcggagaggcttaagtcgaaggttaatgaagttgttgataagtttactgctaatgtggcgagatatgaaaggttccccggtaacaatgatgaaggggtaattgttataataaggtttattcgtataaacaaatgaaggtgatttgctggagctgtgacaaaactgtctattttggaaagagattgaaaaattatatttggtaataaatatcaaaggatctgacatggatacgtgttaaactataactttggtttcgagagcttttcagatgcatgacagtgggtaatatgtggttggatcatcatctcgcatgtctttaggaattttgaagtgtttgaacacatattgtaattgttaatatacatatgatgttctaagattttgaatgatacaaatatttttgtgagttccatgaatagaaatgaggttctaggacagttttgaagtcaaagtatagttttgaaagatgtaggaatctaagagtgacgatttcggttatatcttgaatcgaattctgagatttcaaaatcagaatatgtaattagattttaaatgagtatggttgttttgatttttataaaagaatgtatattgttgtgaaagtagggagtataatggatgatttgctgaatcagattcgaagaatgtaacatattaattgtgaatttatatatctctcgggtattacctacccgttaaaaaaaaaattcacaattaatattttgtacaaaagaattttattacagtctttatggaaatatatatgtgtatatttcttcagatgtaatattgatttaatgagttaatattaaattaaactcatttgatttatggttaaggcgagaatagataatttctaaactttagaaattacataatcgccatagaatgtttccccaatgaagttatgaatcaatacttcatcgttgtggtattccttggtatctacatggcgtatgacgtcgatgctcgtgggacagattgtgaagttgaggtttgcgatgtggttgttgttagtggtggtaatggtactgttgatgttgttgatggtggtactggttatgctgttggtgctgctgctggtgtttgtaacctttgcaccatattctccaaagccactacccgagcgcgaagctcgttgacttcttctattacaccggggtaattgtcggttcggacgagcggataaataagatctaaaatttggtgtagtatacaatcatgacgagatactctggaaatgagagagaaaatggtgtttcggacaggttcgccggtaagtgcttcaggttcattgccaagagggcaatgtggtggatgaaagggatcgccttcttcttgtctccaatggttaagtagattatgaacccatccccaattcatccagaatagatgatggctaattggttgattcattccggtcacgctgctttcggagctcatgtggaaatccatatcggcatagctgtcagaatctgaggaactcgaactggttgagggatccatcttgtatgatcagggaaagaatttttttggtatgaaatagattgtagaatttagatttggtattcttcaatacataatttacatatgtatatataataccaaaatcccataaattacggaggaatctttgaaagatgtcagtcaaagttcacagtaacagatatgctaagataagaattcgtctatacactattatgcaataaatgtacaaaaacgcgtctagacttaagaatgataagcaagtaattttctaaggatggtaagtagatgatttccaactaaaaatgataagcaaaaattttgacatgcagacacggtcgaagtccagacttactaatgcatcttaacaactatcagttagacacactaatgcaagacctggttcgctaagaccaccgctctgataccaattgaaaggacccgttcatatacattataaacgattcacaatagttgattacatcgcgaggtatttgacctctatatgatacgttttacaaacattgcattcgtttttaaaagacaaactttctttacatcaaaaattgacggcatgcataccatttcatattacatccaactataatttacttaatattaatcttgatgaactcaacgactcgaatgcaacgtctttcaaagtatgtcttgaatgactccaagtaatatccttaaaatgagctaatgcacagcggaagatttctttaatacctgagaataaacatgctttaaagtgtcaaccaaaaggttggtgagttcattagtttatcataatcaatcatttccgtaatagtaatagaccacaagatttcagttttcataaatatccgtacactcgcaagtgtataaaagtattctataagttgtaggcacccggtaacaagccttaacgttcatgttttaccctctgaagtacaccagatcaggtgtgtttaaaataacctcgaagtactaaagcatcccatagtcaggatggggtttgtcagatccaatagatatatctttaggattcgcgcctaccgtacatagacaagtagtttaatgttaccaagctaagggtatattcctggtttaaacccacatagaattagttttagtacttgtgcctatttcgtaaaacatttataaatcagcgcatgtattctcagcccaaaaatatatataaaaagggagcaaatgaaactcacaatactgtattttgtagcaattatgtatatgacggcactgaacaagtgcagggtttgtctcggattcacgaacgtatcaatattgtgattcaatattgcaggaaagtacgtagacgcaacgaaaatgataaacgttaggttgacctcacgagcaataccctcgatcaatacccataaccttcatagctataacccataatttccttagctatatcccatttgaaaacttattttgaaatcgtctgaatataactccgtcgtagtattttatgtatactaataatatcttgaaatagtactaagtaaatatatatatatatatatatatatatatatatatatatatatatatatatatatatatatatatgtaattcgattgagagagtttagaaaaatatattttcaagtttctatgaaataatgaaacctattgaattctatttataatagatttctgaattattaaagtgaattattaaagtatgaattattaaagtgaattattaaagtatgaattattaaagtgaattattaaagtatgaattattaaagtatgaattattaaagtgaattattaaagtatgaattattaaagttaaagtaaagtaaaagtaaagtaaaggtaaagttaaagtatagtaaaagtataaaactatgtacgtataatacgcgtataaaaatatataatattaatttaaatcgttatatatatttaataaaataaaatataaatatcgttatctttatcatactggttaagtaatgagttgtcaaaaaaaatagatttcttaaatcacagtggacctcataacataggcccgtaattatatcataatgtatctgataattcaatcatttgatattatctcttaattctgtcgataaatatatcgaaacaaatatgttcatgtaaagtatcatatatctaatactttgttaatgttttcagttaatattatatattatatatacatatctatatacacataattattcgtgaatcgtcaaacacggtcaaatggtaattgattacatgaatgtagttccaaactttttaagattcaacattacaaattctgcttatcgtgtcggaaacatataaaggttaagtttaaatttggtcggaaatttccgggtcatcacagattttGACCAAGGCGTGCGTTGTctaagcaacactagcacgaagccattgctcttcctaAAGAAGACAGCACATTGTGAAGCTTAAGGCTCCTTTTCCTacagtacgatacatcggtgtaaCACATCGTGAAATGATGCATTAACCAATGTTggtatgaaatgatgtagattaggaagtctcctacaccaagtaagatgGGAATTCAGAAGACTCAACTTCCTTTATGGgtggacttgaatcatcctacaattttggGTTTTTTGTGAACCCTGGAAGACTTTGTTTCCTTATTACACACACACACTCATGCAAAGAAAATACAAAATGAAAAAATCATTGAGGTGCCCGCACAATTTAACTTATAAAAATGATAACATTTGCTTAGTAGCAAAACTACACTTGGCTTGTTAACGAgtcaaaaaatttaaaatttcCCCAATTTTTCAACAATTTAGTTAAAAATAAGACTCAAGCCAAGTGTATTACATCcgcgagaatttatatctctccTCCCATACTTATGATCATGTAATGCCATCGTTTACATGATATCAAAAATATAAagtataaattcgagaggacaatagagtgAATGGGAAAAACATAACCGAATGTAGAGCAACATAATCGCGAAACGGAATGACAGACGGCTCTGCACTAATAGCCATTCCTCGATTGTCATCACATTATAGTACTTGCAATGATTACAAAAGAACAAACcacaaaaagaaaaatattttttgattttttttggtttttcaaatttttagtgtttttaagttttaaaacTCACGCAATATACAAGGTTACAAGGATATACATTGTGCAAGTTTATTAACGAGTCTTGCACTAGACTCCTCCTCCTTCTCAACTGATGCCCGGATGGTGGGTTCCCTCATCCTTCAAACCATAGGAACCACCACTTAAATTACCATTATCGATCATACTCAATAACCAATCATCAGCTGCTCTTGACTCCCTAGTTAATTCCCTCAAATTTTCTTTCTCTTTTTCCGGTAAATTAGAAACTAACCGGATTCTAACAAGCTCATCTTTCTCACTCTTAACCTTCTTAATCCGCCCGAATAACCTTCTCATAGACCTATCAACAACACTATCATCGGACAGTTTAACTACGGGTTTTTCTTTAACACCCACACCCCTACACTTAGGATTTTTACTAATCTTAGTTTTATCATTATCAGTTTCACTACTATTAAGCACATTCACATAATCAACGGATGTGGGTGGTGGCTTAACAATAAACTTAGTCTCAAAACTTAAAGTTTTACCTCTATCCCTCAAGACTAATTTCCCAGTCTTCCAGTCAGTTAGTGCCcctgcagttgctaaaaatggtctacctaaaacaaTAGGTATAACTTTATCCGCAATCATATCAACAACCACAAAATCTGTAGGAAATTCTAGTTCACCAACTTTAATCACCAAGTTTTCAATAATACCTACGGGTTTACTAACTGACTGGTTTATCAATCTAACACCCGTAGAAGTTGGTTTAAGGTCACCTAAATTCAACTGCgaataaatagaatagggcataAGATTTATACTCGCACCTGAATCAGTCAAACACTTAAAAAACCCCAGAACCATCAATACTACCAGGCACTACGAATGGCCCGGGATCACCCAACTTCGGTGGCATATCACTCTTCTTCACTATAGCAGCACATTCCGCTTCAAGAAACGCGGAGAATGCTTGCTCATGCACGCCCTTCTTTGCCATCAAGTctttcaaaattttccataattgggcatacctacaagaacatcaaccaaaggtacattcacacaaatattatcaatattattcaaCGACTTACAAACAGTTTCCTTTGGTTTCTCGGAATGAATAGCTTTTGGATATGGAATGGGCGGCTTGTAAACCTGCAACTTAGGTGAAGATATCACCTTTTCTTCCACTTCGATATTCTCAACATTATTCACACTAATCTCGGGAGGGTCGGTAGTCTCAACACTTTTCACCTCCGACTCTTGATTACCCGAACTAGAAGAACTCCCCGTCATTAAACTCATTAAGTAATTACCATACGCGGGAGTTGTATCACTTACTCGAGTCCAACTGTCTTCGCTATTATGAGTATAAGTCGGAGAAACCTCATCGGAACCATAACTCTCAACACCATAAATAGCATTAACTTGCGAATAATTAGAAACCTGAAGAACTTTATTCTTCACATCACTTCTATTAGTATTCGTGAGAATTGTTTGAACCGGCCCATTATTGTTCGAATTGGTTTGCGTATTAGatgggagagcacccggtggtctctccgttAGCGATTGAGCTatacgccccacatcccgttccaagttctATATCGAGACCTGCTGACTTACCACTTGCTGCTTTGTTGAATCACTATCTTGTCTCAACTCAGAAATACTCTCATCCGTCTTCATTATAAAACCCCGTAATAACTCCTCTAATGAAGGAACCTTATCCACATACAACTGATTCTGATTTCAATTAACGAACCCCGGAGGTCTGTTCCTTTGATAACCTGAACTACCTCCTTAATACTGATTATTGTATTGATTACCCAAGTAGTTCACATGCTCTTCCATCGTTGACTGATTACAATCCTTTGTAAGATGTGGTCCCTGACATAACTCACAACCAACTTTCATTgcgtgcatctctttagtcattgaTTCCATTTGTCTTTCGACAGTTGCAAGCTGTGCCTTAACTGAAGCAAGTTCATCACTAGTTTAGGTACTAGCGACATGAGATGATCGAGAAACATCCATCTCTTAGTGCCAATCATATGAGTGCGTAGGTGTTTCTGAGATGATGTTTTAAGCTTCGTCCGGAGTTTTTTTCATTAAGGACCCACCTGCAAAAATATCTATTTCTTTTCTTATTGGCACGTTAACACCCTTATAAAAAATCTGGACCTTATTAAAATTGTTCAACCtgtgttgaggacaattacgtagCAATTTACCAAACCGTGTCCGTGCATCATAGAGTGTCTCGTTTGActtctgaacaaagtgattaatgtcactCTGCAATTTCGCGGCCTTTGAAGCGGGAAAGAAACGCTTCAAAAATCTAACTTCCATCGTAGTCCAACTGTCAATTTCACCCTCGGGCAATGATTCTAACCAGTCCTTAGCACCATCTTTCAACGACTAAGGAAAAACCCTTAAATAGATAATAGTATCTGCAACTTGGGCAATCTTGAACAAATTACAGATGCTTTTGAACGatcgaagatgctcgaatgcatcctctttcggtgtacccctgaactggcaCTGATGAGTTATCATATTTAAAATCTGATGCTTGACTTCAAAATCTGTGTTGACTACCGGTTGTGTAATAGCATGTCCAAtaccagcccttgtggctttcatcaaaGCTTCCATGGATTGACCCCGAGCTGGTTCACCCATATTAACTTCTTCGTTCTTAATATATTCAAagtccggaatataaaaaggtaaaacTGAGAAACCTTCGGCGATTTCTTACTCTTCTTTAGTTTTGCTGCGTGTAtgataaactctagacggttccagagttataaGTACCTAACCTGCGATGACACCACAACAAAAACCAACGCGTAAAACTGAAAATAACAGAAAAGTAACTTTCACGAAAACAAGTtttcacaaaaggatcgaataactaaaagcttgtaaaatcctaagacacaccgctccccgacagcggcgccaaaaatttgatatgCGGAAAGCACACCTATTCTTATTGTAATATAATTACGAATTCGTCCACAGAGAGCAGcgtttaagatttaaacaactaatAATTATTCTAAGAATTGGGGGTTTTTGTTTTGAAATTAAGTAAACTAAAAACAGTAGCAAAAGTAAATTAACGAATTTCCAGATAAGGAGAAGTTGTCTCCACTTTAATGTTCAACTAATGACTATGATTGTTCTTTAATTAAAACCGCTTAGTTAAGGTCTAGGTAATTAGTTCATATCGGTCTCAAGAAATCAATGAACTAAAGGCAtaatgaattcaatttactcacatAAATTATCATTCCGAGGTCCAAGTTACCATGTAAAATTAATATAGACTTTCTtttggttaaactcacgtaaaacctaggtTAATGAGATCACTCGGAAAAGCCTACACGATTGTGTTATCACAATATCAATTCAATTACCAATTGCACTCACATACAATTGTCTAGATCTAAAAGATGAAGTACAAGCACATGAatattgataaattcacataaatcaatttCAATAACCAGTATAATTAAACAAACGATATATAGATGAACACAACAATGGATCTTTCAAGAAAGCACAATTAATTAAActtaaaccttaataaatcacaaGTTAGAACAATCCCAATTCATAAGTTTTACATTAAAGTGAACACAAAGATGTTTAGCCTAACATGGTAAAAGAAAGAACAAAATAACCATTGAAACAAATAGTATTCATCATAAAATCACTTAAATAATGAAGAACAAGGGTACCAATGATTAATGGATGATCCAATCTTCAACCTTGATGttatgatcttcaatattggtgaAGAGTGGCTCAAAAATGACCCTCCTGGCCTTAGAATTCGTCAAACAGTCGATACCCTAAAGTTGGGGTTAAATAGGGTATTTATAAGGCTGAAATTCGGAATGCTGACCGACCCCGCATTGTGACCGCGATTGTTGACGTGTCCCATTCATTGCGACCGCGATCAATCTATTGCGACATCGATTGAATGCTGAAAAACTTGGATTGCGACCGCGATTGCTTAATCGCGACCGCGATTGCATCAGCTTCGATTTTTCTTGACTTCTTTTAATGTATTGCGACCGCAATCACTACTAATGCGACCGCGATTAGTCCAGTAACAGCAATTCTTCATTTTTCTTCGCGTTTTATCTTGTCTTAAGTCTATTTGAAGCAAATACTTTACCGGAATCAACCAAAACATTAAACCAAAGACTTCTTGAGCACAATTAATCATTTTCTCTCAAATACCCGCAAAAGTCTTCGAATCTTTGtgaaataataacaataaacaacCGATATCGCGACATAAAATGTGTACAATTGGAGCGATATCaattatataatatgtaatatttagagaaaatatgagtgcaTTGAACATTTGTCATGGAACAGTGGAAATGTAATTGACGTGCCTTCATTTTTCTCCGACAATCCTTGCTAACCTACTCTACAACATATAAGCTCACGAGTTCCATAATACTCTAAATCAATTGGTGATTGAGAGAG
Proteins encoded in this region:
- the LOC139864372 gene encoding uncharacterized protein produces the protein MGEPARGQSMEALMKATRAGIGHAITQPVVNTDFEVKHQILNMITHQCQFRGTPKEDAFEHLRSFKSIYGAKDWLESLPEGEIDSWTTMEVRFLKRFFPASKAAKLQSDINHFVQKSNETLYDARTRFGKLLRNCPQHRLNNFNKVQIFYKGVNVPIRKEIDIFAVKAQLATVERQMESMTKEMHAMKVGCELCQGPHLTKDCNQSTMEEHVNYLAQSLTERPPGALPSNTQTNSNNNGPVQTILTNTNRSDVKNKVLQVSNYSQVNAIYGVESYGSDEVSPTYTHNSEDSWTRVSDTTPAYGNYLMSLMTGSSSSSGNQESEVKSVETTDPPEISVNNVENIEVEEKVISSPKLQVYKPPIPYPKAIHSEKPKETVYLMAKKGVHEQAFSAFLEAECAAIVKKSDMPPKLGDPGPFVVPGSIDGSGLNLGDLKPTSTGVRLINQSVSKPVGIIENLVIKVGELEFPTDFVVVDMIADKVIPIVLGRPFLATAGALTDWKTGKLVLRDRGKTLSFETKFIVKPPPTSVDYVNVLNSSETDNDKTKISKNPKCRGVGVKEKPVVKLSDDSVVDRSMRRLFGRIKKVKSEKDELVRIRLVSNLPEKEKENLRELTRESRAADDWLLSMIDNGNLSGGSYGLKDEGTHHPGIS